In the genome of Acidimicrobiales bacterium, the window CCCTCGTCGCCGGCCTCGGGTCGCTCGGCGCGACGACGAGGAAGACCTTCCTCATGGAGTCGAACGGCGGGGTGATGCCCTTCAGCGCAGCCACGACCGGCGGGCGGGCGATCCACACCCTCCTCTCCGGCCCCGCCGCCGCTGTGCAGGCGGCGCGGCACGTCGCGGGCAGTGCGGGCTCGTCGAACCTCGTCACGATGGACCTCGGCGGCACGAGCTGCGACATCGCTTTCGTCCGGGACGGAAGCGTGCTCGAGGTCTCCGGCGGCGAGGTCTGCGGCTACGACCTCTACGTCCCGATGCTCGATATCGCGACGATCGGCGCCGGCGGCGGCACCATCGCCCGGGTCGACCTCTCGGGGCGCCTCCTCGTCGGACCACGGAGCGCCGGCGCCATGCCGGGCCCGGCCGCCTACGGACAGGGTGGCACCGAGGCGACGATCACCGACGCCGACGTCGTCCTCGGCTACCTGAACCCGGACTTCTTCCTCGGTGGCCGCCTCCGCCTCGCCCCCGACCTCGCCGCGGCGGCGATCGAGGAGCACGTCGCGCGCCCCCTCGGCCTCGGGGTCGAGGAGGCTGGTCTCGCGATGGTGCGCATCAACGATGCGCACATGGCCGACGCGATCAGGGTCTGCGCCTCCAAGCGCGGTGTCAGCCTTGCCGAGTGCGACCTGCTCGCCTGCGGCGGCGCCGGGCCGGTGCACGCCGCCGCGGTCGCCGAGGAGCTCGGGATGCGGCGGGTGATCGTCCCCCAAGCTCCCGGCGTCTTCGCAGCGCTCGGCCTGCTCTGCACCGACGTCGCACAGGACTACGTGCAGAGCGACATCGTTCGCCTCGACCGCATCGACAACGAATCCTTCGCCTCGAACTTCAAAGCGCTCGAGATGAAGGCGCTCGAGGAATACCGACGGCAGGGCTTCACCGCGGTCGAGGTCCGATTCGAGCGCGAGATCGACGCCCGCTACGCCGGGCAGGGCTTCGAGATCCGCGTCCCGGTCACCGACCCGGGCAGCTTCGACTCTCGCGAGCGGGCCGCGGCGCGCTTCCACGACCTGCACCGCGCGATCTACGGCCACAGCGCCGAGGACGAGGCGGTCGAGGCCGTGAGCTACCGGGTGCGCGCTGTCGTAGCGATGCCGCAGTACCACTCGAGCGAGATCGCGGGCGGCCACAGCGCCGCTGCCCCGACGGGCGAGCGGCGCCTGGTCTTCGCGGGGGGTGAGGGCACGGCGACGGTGGTCGGCCGCGAGGGGCTCTCGCCCGGCGACGAGCTGGTGGGGCCGGCCGTCGTCGAGCAGCTGGACACGACGACGGTGATCCCGCCTCGATGGTCCGCGACGGTCACACGCCACGGGGAGCTCGTGCTCACCCGTTGAGGTCCGCCGCCCCTGCAACAGGAAGGGGCGGCACGGAGCAAGGAGGAAGCAAATGGGGGGACATGCTGCAACTGGTCGGGGCGGGACGCGCCGGGCCCGAGGAGGCGGGCGGCTCGCCGCGGCCGCCGCGCTCTTCGGCGGGGCGGCCGCACTGCTCGTCCCCGCGGCCGCGCACGCCTCGACGCGACCGGCGCTGAAGCCGGACTTCGGCTACTTCGCCGGCAAGACGATCACCTTCATCGCCCCGGCGGCGCCCGGTGGGATCTTCGACGCGATCCCCCGCACCCTCGGGCCGCTCATGGCGTCGTACCTGCACTGCACGGTCAATGTCGTCAACGTGCCGAACGGCAACACCCTGCCGGGGCAGGACCAGGCGGCCTCCGCCCCGGCGAACGGCCTCACCCTTGGGGTGATGAACATCCTCGCCGACCTCGAGAACGACGTGAAGGGGGTGGCGAGCGTCAGCTTCCCGATCAAGAAGGTGGGGTTCATCGGTGGCGTCCCGTCGTCGGACTCGGTGTGGATCTCGGCGCCGAGCCAGGCCTCGCTGGCGAACTTCAAGGACGTGATCACCACCACGACACCCTTCACGGCGCTCGACGTGACGAGCGGCTCGGTCGACGCCCAGATCCGCGTCCTGCTCGGTGCCTACGGGGCGCACGTCCGCATCGTCACCGGCTACCAGAACGCCGCCTCGCAGGTGCAGGGGTTCCTGCGCGGCGACGGGCCGCTCATGGCGCAGTCGAACACGGCGCTCGAGGCGACGATCGAGAGCGGCCAGGCCCGCCCGATCCTGCAGAGCACCAAGCCCCAGCCGGCCTACTCGGACTACAAGCAGCTGAAGCCGGTGCCCACCTTCGCCTCGTTCCTCGCGTCGCACCCGCCGACGACCGCGGCCGGGCGGGCGGCGATGCGCGAGCTCATCACGCTCGTCGCGTCGCCAACGCCGGTCTTCGTCCCCGCCGGCGTGCCGGCGAACATCCGCCTCGCCCTCACCGACGCGATGCGCTCGGCGCTCAACCAGCGGGCGGCCCAGACCCAGGAGGACCACTTCGGCCTGCCGCACGGCTTCGTCTTCCCGCAAGTGATCGAGAACGACATCGCGACGGGCGCGAAGCACGACTCGATCATGGCGAGGTACCTCGGCTGACGACCTTCGGCCGCACCTCTACACCGAGCGACATGCAGCACGGCCCCATCCGGCGGCTCGCCGGATGGGGCCAGGCGGCCGCGCGGCGGCGCGGTTAGGGGCCGCGGCCATGTGGTCCAACCTCGTCCACGGCCTCACCGG includes:
- a CDS encoding hydantoinase/oxoprolinase family protein; translated protein: MTTIGVDVGGTFTDFVVLGDDGQLVTTKVPSTPEDPALAILEGLRLAASAHVTSPDLRFLHGSTITTNALIQRRGADCALLVTRGLKGIVQVQSQLKVGPRHSMKRNRPPALVDGLNVFEVGGRVDASGDELEPLDEKAVHALVPVLRERRLAAVAVCFLFSFANRSHEQRVKEILEAELPDCRIFCSSDVLPRIREWSRMSTTILDAYLEPPLVRYIESLVAGLGSLGATTRKTFLMESNGGVMPFSAATTGGRAIHTLLSGPAAAVQAARHVAGSAGSSNLVTMDLGGTSCDIAFVRDGSVLEVSGGEVCGYDLYVPMLDIATIGAGGGTIARVDLSGRLLVGPRSAGAMPGPAAYGQGGTEATITDADVVLGYLNPDFFLGGRLRLAPDLAAAAIEEHVARPLGLGVEEAGLAMVRINDAHMADAIRVCASKRGVSLAECDLLACGGAGPVHAAAVAEELGMRRVIVPQAPGVFAALGLLCTDVAQDYVQSDIVRLDRIDNESFASNFKALEMKALEEYRRQGFTAVEVRFEREIDARYAGQGFEIRVPVTDPGSFDSRERAAARFHDLHRAIYGHSAEDEAVEAVSYRVRAVVAMPQYHSSEIAGGHSAAAPTGERRLVFAGGEGTATVVGREGLSPGDELVGPAVVEQLDTTTVIPPRWSATVTRHGELVLTR